Below is a genomic region from Bacteroidales bacterium.
AGAGCAATCATGTTGAGTTTTTTCATACTTCCGAAAGCTGTGAGCAGACTTCCGAAAACATAAATAGAAGAAATGAAAATAAAAGTAAACATTAATATTTTTAGAACAGCAGCGGATTCTGCAATGTGTTCTTTATATAGAACAGACATTATAACGTCAGAATTAAACAATGTTATTGCAGAAATGGTAATGGCTGCGCTTAGAAGCAAAATTGCAGCAATTTGCAAAATGCCGCCTGTTTCTTGTTTTTGAGAAAGTAATCGACTGAAAAAAGGTAGTAAAATAACTGAAAATAAATATGCAAACATTCCAAAAGCGTCTAATATTCTATATGCCGAAGCGTAAATTCCAGCATTAACTTCTCCATTTTCAAGAATTCTTTCAATCATTATGGAATCAATTCTAAAATAGAACAACATTAGAATGCTTAATAGTGCAAAAGGTAGGCTCTGACGAAAAATAACAATGTTTAGTTTTTTATTCCACTTTATGTTTTTTATTTTAGTTTTTCGTAAAACAATGGCGAGGGCAACTAAAAATGTTATAAAATAAGACAGTGTTTGAAATGCTGCAAAATAGAAAATATTAATTTGAATTTTAAATAAATTTCCCCAAAGCAAAATGGAAAAGAATATTATCATTAGCAATCTGTCTAATACGGATAAGATGCTATCTGTTTTGAACAGCTGCATTCCAGATACATTCGAGCGAAGAAATAAAATAAAAGACGATAATATTTGGTTTATGCCGAGCCAGATTAATAAGTGAAAATGGACTTTGCTATATCCAATAATTAAAGCAGCAATAAAAGAAACAGCAGCATAGATTAAAGCAAGAAAAGCTTTCATGCTTAAAATGCTTCCTGTATATTTTGAGGCTAAATGTTCGTGTCGGGCTACATTTCTGTTGTTGAAGTTTGTAAAGCCAAAGTCAAGCATGAAGCCAAACAAAAAAGAAAAATTCAGCACTGCAAAGTATAGTCCATATTCGCCAGCACCAACAATATTTTGAACAGTCCGGTCTATGCCAAAAATCCAAAATGGTTTTACTAATAGATTAATACCTATTAGAAATGCAAGATTGACTATAAATTTTTTTTGCATGTGCAAAGATATAGAATGCAAATATCTGCAAAAAATAAATAGTTATGAAAGTTTTATCAATTCTTTTACTAATTTAAAGGCACCTTCATATACTTCGCTAATACTTTTACCAAGCATATAGCAAGGTGTGCTTATAAGTTTGTTTTTCTCATCAACAACAATTCCTGTTGCATTGCAGTCGGTATGTTTTGCTCCCATTTCTTTTATGAGACTTGCTGTAGCAGCGTCGTTGCCGATAGTTATATTGCTGTCGCTGAAAATTTTTGCAAATAAAACAGGAGCAATACACAAAGCTCCAATTGGTTTGTTTTCTGAATGCATAGATTTTATTGCGTTTTCGACCTCTTTATTTACGGTCATATTTGCTCCGTCAAAAGCGTAGCTACTTAAGTTTTTTGCAGCGCCGAAACCGCCGGGAATTAGCAATGCGTCGAAATATTTAGAATTAAAATCTTTTAGGTCAGAAATATTTCCTCTTGCAATACGTGCTGATTCCACAAGTACATTTCTTGTTTCGTTCAAAACATTTCCGTTAATATGGTTTATTACATGGTGTTGATTAATGTTTGGTGCAAAAATTTCATATTTTGCTCCTAGTTGGTCTATTGCCAACATGCTTAGAGTTGCTTCGTGTATTTCAGTTCCATCATAAACACCACAGCCGGAAATAATAATAGCTATTTTTTTCATATTTTTGTTGATATATAGGTATAAAAAAACCTACCCAAAAGGATAGGTTTTTTTTATGTTTAAAAACAATTATTTTTTTGATTCATATTTTGTAACTGTTTTGATATTACCATCTACACCTTCTAACCACATTTCATTAGATTTTAATCTTAAGATTTTTGAAGAAGTTGTAGAAGAAACGCCACCAATAGTTGCTTTGGTGATAATGCTTTCTTTATCATCAGAAAGTTCCCATTCTGCAGTAAAAGAAACGCCTCCAAAAGAAGTAACAACAGTGTTGTCTTTTTTAAATTCCGTAGTAATTTTTTTCTCTTCTTCTGTCAATTTTTGGGCAACATTATCTACTAAGACTTCATTAATAACCCAAGTGTTAACAATACGAGCTTTTTTTGAAGCTAAACTGAATTTTGGACCTTCTTCATATTTACCACAAGCTGTTGCGAAAAAAGCAACCATGAGTAAAAGAGCTGAAAATTTTGCGAATGATTTCATATTTTTTTGTTTTTTTAAATTTATGTTGCAAAGATATAAAAATTATTTCTATTGGTTAAAAGTTAACAATTAATTAATAAAAACATAATTATTTTGACTTACATTTTCTGATTATTCTAGAACTTCCATCTATTTCTTCTGTCCAAAGTTCATTAGATTTTAATCTTAGGATTTTTAAAGCATGTATATCGGTGTTACCTAATTGAGTAAATCTAATAATAATGTATTCTTTGTCATGAGAAAGCTCCCACTCTCCAGTAGTAGATTTGTTTTCTATAGAATAAATAATTTTATTGTTTCTTTTAAATTCTATAGTGGTTACTATGTCTTCAATATCTAAGGGTTGAAAAACATTATCTACTGTTATTTCATCATATACCCAAGTATTAATAATGCGAGCTTTTTTTGTAGCTAAGCTAAATTTTGGACCATCTTCGTATTTGCCACAAGCTGAAGAAAAAAATGCAACTATTATTAAAAGTGCTGAAAATTTTGCGAATGATTTCATATTTTTTGTTTTTTAAATTTATGCTGTAAAAATAGAAAAAATTACTTAAATATGTTAGGTGAAAAAAGTAAATTAGAGTTTTTTAGCTAATGTAAAGGAAAATGTTGTTCCTACATCTATTTTAGATCGCACGTTTATGGTTTGTTTATGTGCTTCGATAATGTGTTTTACTATTGCTAATCCCAATCCTGTGCCACCGAGTTTTCTGCTTCTGCTTTTTTCGCTTCGATAGAACCGTTCAAAGATTCTAGGCAAGTCGCTCTGATCCATTCCTATTCCATCGTCTGAAACTTCTATTAAAAAACATTCGTCCATGTCAAAGACTTTAATGGTTGTGGAGCCCTTGCGTTTTCCGTATTTCAAAGAATTATCTATAAGATTTATGAGTACTTGTCTTATTCTGTCGGGGTCTGCTTTAACAATAACTTTGTTTTGCGATTCGTTTTTATAGTCGAGCACAATTTCTTTTTTCTCTGCTTTAATTTCCATAAATTCAAAAACATCTTTTACAAGAGCTGAAAAATTAAAAGAAGAAAAATTCATAGTCATAATACCGCTTTCGAGTTTTGAAATTTCGTCAAGGTCGTTAACAATTGCAATCAATCGTTCAATGTTTTTTGCAGCTCTTTGCAGGTATTTTTTATTTATTTCATTGTCGTCAAGACCGCCGTCTAGCAATGTTAAAACGTATCCCTGAATGGTTGTTATAGGAGTTTTTAGCTCATGAGACACGTTGCTAAGAAATTCGCGGCGGAATTCCTCGTTTTTTTTCAGCATTTCAATTTCATTTGCTTTGTCGCGAGTCCATTCTTCTACGTCTTTACTCACGTTTTCTAAAACATTGCCTTTCTTAACAGCCTTTTTTTTGCCGTTATTTCCAAGTTTTGTGCTGCGAATAGATTTGTAAATCAGCCTAATTTTGCTATAAATAAAATTATTTAATGTAAGTAATAATAAAAAAAAGACGCTAAAGAAGGAGATAAAAGAAATAATTATAGCTAAAAGCCATGGTTGAATACAAGGGTTATATAAAATAAAAACTGATAAAAATATAACAATAGCCACTATTAAGGCTAGTATAAAAGATAAAAAGCGAGGGTTTCCAAGTGATAGTTTCATTTTTTTACTTCAAAAGTATAGCCAACACCTTTTACTGTACGGATTAGGTTTAGACCAATTTTTTCTCGAATTTTTCTAATATGAACATCAATGGTTCTGTCACCAACAACTATATCACTACCCCAAATTTTTGTAAAAATTTCTTCTCTCGTAAATACTTTTCCGGGTTTGCCTGCAAGTAGAGCAAGTAGTTCGAATTCTTTTCTTGGGAGTATAATTTCTTGTCCTTCGCGGATAACAATATATCTTTCAAAATTAATTGTTAAGCCTTCAAACTCTAATTCTTTCTCGTTTTCCTCATTAGAATCTGATGAAAATCGTCTTAGGTATGATTTTATTTTTGTTAGAAAAACTTTTGGGGTAATTGGCTTGCTTATAAAGTCATCTCCGCCCGATTCTAATGCTGCGATTTGAGCGAAATCTTCATTTCTAGCTGTTAAGAAAATAATGACAGTTTTTTTTAATGAATCGTGCTTACGCATTTCTTGGCAAGATGTAATGCCATCCATGCCGGGCATCATAATGTCAAGCACAATTAGCTGTGGTTCTATTTCTAAAGCTTTTGTAATTGCAGATTGTCCATCTCGGCAGGTGTAAACATCATACCCTTCCTTTTTTAGATTGTAGCTCATGATTTCAAGAATATCTTTTTCATCATCAACTAACAAAATTTTTATTTTTTCATTAAAATCCATATTTCTAATATGTTTTATGCAAATTTATTAAAAATATGTTAAAATATTTTCTAAGTAACAATTGTTTAATATTTTAATAACAATGGCTAAACAAATTAGTATAAAATGCTTTAACCTAATTTCATTTGTAAAAGGAGTTAGCACATTTTTTTGCTGGTGTGCTTATTAATGAAGTAAATTTTTTAATGCGCTTCAAGCCAATTTTGTCCTTCATTAACTTCAACTTCTACTGGAACATTCAGTGGTAGTGCTGTTTTCATGAGGCGTTCTATTTCTGGTTTCACTATTTCAATTTCATTATTTGGAACTTCGAAAACTAGCTCATCGTGAACTTGCAAAATCATTTTTGTTTTTAGATTTTTTTCTTTCAGCCAATTATGAATATTAATCATTGCAATTTTAATCATGTCGGCAGATGAACCTTGAATAGGAGCGTTTATTGCATTTCGTTCGGCGAAGCCTCTTACAAAGCTGTTTGAAGAATTTATGTCTTTCAAATATCTTCTTCTTTTTTTAATTGTTTCTACATAACCGTTATTTCTTGCAAATTCAATAATTTCGTCCATGTATTTTTTTATTCCGGGGAACTGATTAAAATAATTATCAATAATTTCGCTTGCTTCTTTTCTACTTATTCCAAGTCGCTCAGAGAGACCAAAAGGAGAAATTCCGTAAATAATTCCAAAATTAACAGTTTTTGCATTTCGTCTTTGCTCTGAATTTACTTTATCAAGCGCTACGTCATATACTCGAGATGCTGTTGCTGAGTGTATGTCGTATCCTTTTTTAAAAGCATCGGTCATGTTTTCATCGTTTGATAAAGATGCTATAACTCTAAGCTCAATTTGGCTGTAGTCTGCGGAAATTAATGTGTGATTGCTGTCGCATGGAACGAATGCCTTTCTTATTTCCTGACCTAACTCTGTGCGTATTGGTATGTTTTGCAAATTTGGATTTGTGGAGCTAAGTCTGCCGGTTGCAGTTACAGCTTGGTTGTAGCTTGTGTGGATTCTGCCTGTTTGTTGGTTTATTAGCTCTGGCAAAGTTTTTATGTAAGTGTTTTGTAATTTGCTCAGCTTGCGGAATTTTAATATTTCCGGAACAATTTCGTGTCGAGATATATATTTTTGCAAAACCGCTTCAGATGTAGAAAATTGTTTTGTTTGAGTTTTCTTTGGCTTTTCTTCAATTTTTAATTTATTAAACAATATTTCTCCAAGTTGTTTTGGGCTGGCAATGTTGAATGTTTCTCCAGCTAATTTATGTATATTCGCTTCAAGAGAGGCAATTTCAGCTTCTATTGTTTTTGAAAAATCGTTTAAAGCACTAGTATTAATTGAAACGCCGTTTCGTTCCATGGTTTCAAGAACTTCAATGAGCGGCATTTCGATGTTGTAGAACAAATCAACCATTTCGTTAGCGTGTAACTCAGGCTCAAGAATATTCCATAATTTTAAAGTTATATCAGCATCTTCACACGCATATTCGCAGAACTTTTCAGATGGAATATCGTTTATTTTTACTTTATTGTTATTTGTTAATTCTTCAAATGTAATGGTTTTATAATCCAAATATGTTTCGCTAAGGAAATCGAGATTGTGCTTTGTTTCTGGCTGCAATAAATAATGGGCAATCATTGTGTCAGCATAAGGTTTTTTTATTTCAACGCCTGCTGTGCGTAAAACAGCCATGTCGAATTTAAGATTTTGTGCTATTTTTTTAATGTTTTCGTTTTCAAAAACCACTTTTAATTTTTCTATTGCATAGTTATAAAAGTCTTCATCTTTTAAATAAACAAAATAAGCTTTTTGTGGATTTATAGAAAACGAAATGCCAATAATTTTTGCTGAAAGAGTGTCTAATCCTGAGGTTTCAGTGTCGAAGCAAAAAACTTTTGAGTTATTTAATTCAATAATAAGTTTTTCAAGTTCTTCAGGTTTTGTAATTAATTTATAATCGTGTTCAATGGTATTTATATTGCTCAAAATTGAAGACAGGCTGATTTTATCGCTCACAAAATCTTGCTCAAATAGAGTTGCTTGCCCGTTTATAGCCGGTGTTTTTTCTGATAATGCTTCCATGGCATCCCACCAGCGTTTGGAGAAGGTCTTAAATTCTATTTCTTCGAAAAACTTTTGCAGAGGTGCATAAGCAGGGACTTTCCATTCAAATTGCGAAGGCATAAAAGCAATAGGAACATCTGTAATGATTGTGGTAAGCTGTTTTGAAATTAAGGCAGATTCTTTTCCTGCGATTACCTTCTTTTTCATGCTAGCATTTTTAATGTGTTCAGCTTGCTCTATCATATTTTCAACGGAACCAAACTCTGAAATAAGTTTTTTTGCACCCACTTCGCCAATTCCAAAAATTCCAGGAATATTATCTGATGCGTCTCCCATAATTGCTAAAATATCAATTAGCTGTTCAGGTTTTTTAATTCCATAGCGACTGCAAACTTCTTCTACGCCCCATATTTCGGCAGCAGCGCCGAATTTTGCAGGTTTATACATAAAAATATTTTCGCTTACAAGTTGCCCAAAATCTTTGTCGGGTGTCATCATGTAAACTTGATAACCTCTAGCTTCTGCTTCCTTAGATAATGTGCCGATAATATCGTCAGCTTCATAGCCGTCTTTTTCCAAAATAGGTATTCCCATTAGTGTCAGCATTTCTTTTATATATGGTAATGCTATTGATAAATCATCGGGCATAGGTTCACGATTTGCTTTGTAAAACGCAAATTCGTCGTGTCTTGCGGTTGGAGCAATTGTGTCAAATGCGACTCCTAATAAATTTGGCTTTTCTTTTTTTATTAAATCTAAAACAGTGTTTGCAAAACCCAAAATAGCACTAGTGTTTAAGCCTTTTGAATTTATGGTTGGATTTTTTATTAAGGCAAAATACGCTCTGTATGCCAATGCCATAGCATCTAATAGAAATAAAACCGGTTTTTTCTCACTCATTATACCTTATATTTATGTTTAATAATATTCAAAGTTTAAAATTAATATTTTTCAGTTAAACAATATACGCAAATATTATTTCAAAAAAACTCAATTTTTATTAAAAATCTGATGTAATAACGTTTTGTGGAAATAGTGATTATTCTAGAAAAGCTTTAGGATAAAAAATTTTCCTAACGATTAACTTTTATTTAATGTTATTAACATAAAATTATTATTGTTTGTAAGAGGCTTCAAAACTAGCTTTGGAAAAGTTGGTGTTTTTATATAAGAAATTTTTATTTACAATTTTTTAATAAAAACTTACTTCAAACTTATTTTTAAAATAAAATACGGCTAACATTGACATTGTTCCTTTGTGTCGAAAACAAAAAAATAAAAAATTATGAAAAAACTTTTAGCATTAATATTAGCTTTATTTGTAATTGAAGCTATTTATGGACAACATGGGATTGACAATCCTTTTTTTGAAAAAGTAAGCTACATTGGAGCTTTTGATGAAACCAATGATTGGACAGCAAATTGGACAACATGGGATGCTGAAAACACAAACTATCCTGCAACAACAGTTACAAAAAGTGGCGAAATTGCTGCAAATGAAACATGGACAGCATCAAATGTTTATAAATTAGAAGGTTTTGTATATGTTTTGGATGGCGTAACATTAACAATTGAGCCCGGAACAATTATTCGTGGAGATAAAGGTTCTAAAGGCACATTAATAATTGAACGCGGAGCTAAATTAATTGCAGAAGGAACAGCAGAAAAACCTATTATTTTTACCTCAAATGAAGCTGCTGGAAACAGAGAATACGGAGATTGGGGTGGAGTTATTTTATGCGGAAAAGCTCCAATAAATGTTCCTGGTGGTGAAGCTCAAATTGAAGGCGGACCAAGATCTAAATATGGTGGAAGTGATGTTGCAGACAATAGTGGTAGTCTAAAATATATTCGTATAGAATTTCCAGGAATTCCTTTTGTTCCAGATAAAGAAATTAACGGAATAACCTTTGGTGGTGTTGGTAATGCAACAGTTGTTGATTATATACAAGTTTATCGTTCAGGAGATGATGCTTTTGAATGGTTTGGTGGCACTGTTAATGCAAAACATCTTGTAGCATCTTTCACATGGGACGATGATTATGACACAGACTATGGATATTTAGGAATGGTTCAGTTTGCGGTTGCTTTACGCGACTCAGCTATTGCTGACCCAGGTTCAGGATCAAATGGTTTTGAAAGCGACAATGATGGTTCTGGCTCTGGTAATACTCCTATAACAAATCCTATATTTTCAAATGTTTCAATGTTTGGACCAAAAGTATTGCCTTCAACAACTATAAATACTAATTACAAAAGAGCTTTACATTTGCGTAGAAACACAAAAATTAATATTTACAACTCTATTTTTGCAGGATTTAAAGATGGACTTTTTGTTGACGGAAGCGCAGCAAGACAAAATCTTACAAATGATGAATTAAAAATATATAATGTAATATTGGCTGGAAACAGTGGAAAATATTTTGTAGATGATTCTTTAAGTGTAGTAAGAAACTACTTTTTTGATTCAGCAAGAAATAACGACACTCTTGCATCAAATACAGATTTAAAAATTACAGATCCATTTAATTATTTAAATCCAGATTTTCGCCCAATGGCTTCTAGCCCAGTTTTAAATAACTCTTCTTTTGTTGGAATTGAAGATTTTTCAAATCAAAACAATGTGTCAAGTTTAAATATTTATCCAAATCCTGTTTCTGATTTCATAAATATAGAATTCTTTGCACAAAACAACTCATCTGTAACTTTTGAAATCGTTGATATGAGCGGAAAATTAGTTTATCAAAACATAGAAAATGCAAACCTTGGTGTAAATATCTTCAAATTTGATTTACAAAACTTAAATTCTGGAATATATGCACTACGAATGATTGCAGGAAAAGAAGTAAATGTTGTGAAATTTATAAAATAATACCTAAAATATTATAAAATAATACCTCCAAATATATAATATCATACAACTTGATTTAGAGCGTGTGGTTTAATTACTCACGCTCTTTTTCTATTAAAAAAGCCAAAGTAAATAACCTTTTCTTAACATAAATTAAAAAGAATGTTAAACAAAAATTCATGTGCTGTTAATATAAAACATTGATTTTTGTTGCACAAATCAAGTTATATTATATGAAAAATCTAATTTTCACGTTGGTAATGTTTTTTTTAGTTTGTGGGGTACAGGCACAAACAAGCTTTTCTGGCTCTCAAGAGCAAGGATATGGAAAGAAAAATATAAAAGGTCGGGTAATTGATGCAAGAACAAATGAGCCAATTATAGGTGCAAATGTTGTTGTTAAGGGTACAACAGTTGGCTCTGTATCCGATATTAACGGTGAATTTGAAATTAATGTTGAAAATAAAAAAGATTTAGCTTTATCAGTTTCTTATGTTTCTTATAAGCCATACGAACAGATAATCACATTTTCAAAAGAAAAAAACATTAATGTAGAAATTAAACTAGAAGAAAACGTTGAACAAATTGAAGCTGTTACAGTAGTTGGAAACAAAGTTACAAATTCTGAAGTATCAATGATGCAAACTATCCGCAGTAACAATCTAGTTGTAAATGGTGTTGCAGCTCAATTGATTAAAAAAACGCAAGATAAAGATGCGGGCGAAGTGGTTAAACGTATTCCTGGTATAACAATTCAAGGAGATCGTTTTGTAATTATTCGTGGATTAAACGAAAGATACAATAGTGTTTGGCTTAATAATTTACCAGCTCCTAGTGCTGAAGCTGATGTGAAAGCTTTTTCTTTCGATTTTATTCCAGCTTCGATGATAGATAATATTTTGGTGTATAAAACTTTTTCTCCTGAATTACCAGGCGATTTTGCAGGCGGTC
It encodes:
- a CDS encoding oligosaccharide flippase family protein, encoding MQKKFIVNLAFLIGINLLVKPFWIFGIDRTVQNIVGAGEYGLYFAVLNFSFLFGFMLDFGFTNFNNRNVARHEHLASKYTGSILSMKAFLALIYAAVSFIAALIIGYSKVHFHLLIWLGINQILSSFILFLRSNVSGMQLFKTDSILSVLDRLLMIIFFSILLWGNLFKIQINIFYFAAFQTLSYFITFLVALAIVLRKTKIKNIKWNKKLNIVIFRQSLPFALLSILMLFYFRIDSIMIERILENGEVNAGIYASAYRILDAFGMFAYLFSVILLPFFSRLLSQKQETGGILQIAAILLLSAAITISAITLFNSDVIMSVLYKEHIAESAAVLKILMFTFIFISSIYVFGSLLTAFGSMKKLNMIALGGVILNISLNIILIPKYKEIGAAWSGLVTQGFVAISQIIFSFLLINPRGLKKTVMMLLLFATAIYTTAWISSKNINNSWNSMIVIFSIWIIFIAVYSFIKLKKENITIKEFLK
- the elbB gene encoding isoprenoid biosynthesis glyoxalase ElbB; this encodes MKKIAIIISGCGVYDGTEIHEATLSMLAIDQLGAKYEIFAPNINQHHVINHINGNVLNETRNVLVESARIARGNISDLKDFNSKYFDALLIPGGFGAAKNLSSYAFDGANMTVNKEVENAIKSMHSENKPIGALCIAPVLFAKIFSDSNITIGNDAATASLIKEMGAKHTDCNATGIVVDEKNKLISTPCYMLGKSISEVYEGAFKLVKELIKLS
- a CDS encoding sensor histidine kinase encodes the protein MKLSLGNPRFLSFILALIVAIVIFLSVFILYNPCIQPWLLAIIISFISFFSVFFLLLLTLNNFIYSKIRLIYKSIRSTKLGNNGKKKAVKKGNVLENVSKDVEEWTRDKANEIEMLKKNEEFRREFLSNVSHELKTPITTIQGYVLTLLDGGLDDNEINKKYLQRAAKNIERLIAIVNDLDEISKLESGIMTMNFSSFNFSALVKDVFEFMEIKAEKKEIVLDYKNESQNKVIVKADPDRIRQVLINLIDNSLKYGKRKGSTTIKVFDMDECFLIEVSDDGIGMDQSDLPRIFERFYRSEKSRSRKLGGTGLGLAIVKHIIEAHKQTINVRSKIDVGTTFSFTLAKKL
- a CDS encoding response regulator transcription factor, translating into MDFNEKIKILLVDDEKDILEIMSYNLKKEGYDVYTCRDGQSAITKALEIEPQLIVLDIMMPGMDGITSCQEMRKHDSLKKTVIIFLTARNEDFAQIAALESGGDDFISKPITPKVFLTKIKSYLRRFSSDSNEENEKELEFEGLTINFERYIVIREGQEIILPRKEFELLALLAGKPGKVFTREEIFTKIWGSDIVVGDRTIDVHIRKIREKIGLNLIRTVKGVGYTFEVKK
- the polA gene encoding DNA polymerase I; translation: MSEKKPVLFLLDAMALAYRAYFALIKNPTINSKGLNTSAILGFANTVLDLIKKEKPNLLGVAFDTIAPTARHDEFAFYKANREPMPDDLSIALPYIKEMLTLMGIPILEKDGYEADDIIGTLSKEAEARGYQVYMMTPDKDFGQLVSENIFMYKPAKFGAAAEIWGVEEVCSRYGIKKPEQLIDILAIMGDASDNIPGIFGIGEVGAKKLISEFGSVENMIEQAEHIKNASMKKKVIAGKESALISKQLTTIITDVPIAFMPSQFEWKVPAYAPLQKFFEEIEFKTFSKRWWDAMEALSEKTPAINGQATLFEQDFVSDKISLSSILSNINTIEHDYKLITKPEELEKLIIELNNSKVFCFDTETSGLDTLSAKIIGISFSINPQKAYFVYLKDEDFYNYAIEKLKVVFENENIKKIAQNLKFDMAVLRTAGVEIKKPYADTMIAHYLLQPETKHNLDFLSETYLDYKTITFEELTNNNKVKINDIPSEKFCEYACEDADITLKLWNILEPELHANEMVDLFYNIEMPLIEVLETMERNGVSINTSALNDFSKTIEAEIASLEANIHKLAGETFNIASPKQLGEILFNKLKIEEKPKKTQTKQFSTSEAVLQKYISRHEIVPEILKFRKLSKLQNTYIKTLPELINQQTGRIHTSYNQAVTATGRLSSTNPNLQNIPIRTELGQEIRKAFVPCDSNHTLISADYSQIELRVIASLSNDENMTDAFKKGYDIHSATASRVYDVALDKVNSEQRRNAKTVNFGIIYGISPFGLSERLGISRKEASEIIDNYFNQFPGIKKYMDEIIEFARNNGYVETIKKRRRYLKDINSSNSFVRGFAERNAINAPIQGSSADMIKIAMINIHNWLKEKNLKTKMILQVHDELVFEVPNNEIEIVKPEIERLMKTALPLNVPVEVEVNEGQNWLEAH
- a CDS encoding T9SS type A sorting domain-containing protein, with the protein product MKKLLALILALFVIEAIYGQHGIDNPFFEKVSYIGAFDETNDWTANWTTWDAENTNYPATTVTKSGEIAANETWTASNVYKLEGFVYVLDGVTLTIEPGTIIRGDKGSKGTLIIERGAKLIAEGTAEKPIIFTSNEAAGNREYGDWGGVILCGKAPINVPGGEAQIEGGPRSKYGGSDVADNSGSLKYIRIEFPGIPFVPDKEINGITFGGVGNATVVDYIQVYRSGDDAFEWFGGTVNAKHLVASFTWDDDYDTDYGYLGMVQFAVALRDSAIADPGSGSNGFESDNDGSGSGNTPITNPIFSNVSMFGPKVLPSTTINTNYKRALHLRRNTKINIYNSIFAGFKDGLFVDGSAARQNLTNDELKIYNVILAGNSGKYFVDDSLSVVRNYFFDSARNNDTLASNTDLKITDPFNYLNPDFRPMASSPVLNNSSFVGIEDFSNQNNVSSLNIYPNPVSDFINIEFFAQNNSSVTFEIVDMSGKLVYQNIENANLGVNIFKFDLQNLNSGIYALRMIAGKEVNVVKFIK